From Microcebus murinus isolate Inina chromosome 13, M.murinus_Inina_mat1.0, whole genome shotgun sequence, the proteins below share one genomic window:
- the LOC105863031 gene encoding LOW QUALITY PROTEIN: RNA-binding motif protein, X-linked 2-like (The sequence of the model RefSeq protein was modified relative to this genomic sequence to represent the inferred CDS: deleted 2 bases in 1 codon) gives MNPLTKAKLTSKLNEREVRLGVPDKVSWHSEYKDSAWIFLGGLPYELTEGDIICVFSQYGEIVNINLVRDKKTGKSKGFCFLCYEDQRSTILAVDNFNGIKIKGRTIRLDHVSTYRAPKDSEELEDVTRELQDKGCGARTPSPSFLRALKMTNPLKEEEEKERTDRAVQAEQPSSSSPRSKAIKEKDGPGPKKHSSKNSERVEKPESKEGRSASASPEARTTWHGGAEDLEREPEEKPKHEHKSSSRKEAREEKNRDRDRGRSSDTHSGWNRRSEHQLNWYF, from the exons ATGAACCCTTTAACTAAGGCGAAGCTGACCAGCAAGCTGAATGAGCGAGAGGTCCGGCTTGGGGTGCCCGATAAGGTGTCCTGGCACTCCGAGTACAAGGACAGCGCCTGGATCTTCCTGGGAGGGCTTCCTTATGAACTGACTGAAGGAGACATCATCTGTGTTTTCTCACAGTATGGGGAGATTGTTAACATTAATCTCGTGCGGGACAAgaagactgggaagtccaaaggATTCTGTTTCCTCTGCTACGAAGACCAGAGAAGCACAATTCTGGCAGTTGACAATTTTAATGGAATCAAGATTAAAGGGCGAACTATCCGACTGGATCATGTATCTACCTATCGGGCTCCCAAAGACTCAGAAGAACTGGAGGATGTGACCAGAGAGCTCCAAGACAAGGGCTGTGGGGCTCGTACCCCCTCACCGAGTTTTCTGAGGGCTCTGAAGATGACAAACCCActaaaagaagaagaggaaaaagagaggacTGACCGGGCAGTACAGGCAGAGCAGCCGTCCTCTTCATCACCCAGAAGCAAGGCAATAAAGGAGAAGGATGGCCCTGGCCCTAAGAAGCACAGCAGCAAGAACTCCGAGAGAGTTGAGAAGCCAGAGTCCAAGGAGGGCCGGAGCGCT TCGGCCTCCCCTGAGGCCAGGACCACCTGGCATGGTGGAGCAGAGGACCTGGAGAGGGAGCCAGAGGAGAAACCCAAACATGAGCACAAGTCCTCAAGCAGGAaggaggcaagagaagaaaagaacagggATAGGGACAGAGGGCGAAGCTCAGACACACATTCTGGCTGGAACAGACGTTCTGAACACCAACTTAACTGGTATTTCTAA